The Dehalococcoidia bacterium genomic interval AGCGCGAAAGGCTAAACATGGTCAAGTGAGGCGGCGGTGCGCCGTAGGGGAGAGTCGGGCCGCTGGAGCAGCGGCTACAGCAGATTCGCAGCGGCCCTTGCGTCACTAAGCCGGTCTATCTGCGGGCGGACATAGCGACGCCTGTCAATCCTAGTCCCTAGGTCAGCCAAAGGCAGCCGGCTACAATTTGAGCGCCAGGCAGAGGGCGTCTTTTTCCGGATCGTCCGGATCGTCCGTGTTGCAGAAGGCGCAGGCCGCGCCCAGCGTATCGACCTTACCGGCCTCGTTTTCAAGTTTGATCGTGTAGTGGTTCCTGAGCCGGTGCGGACAGTGCAGGCAGATAGCCCCCTTGCGCTCGTGGCGCACCCGGATAGCCTCGATGATCTCGTCGACGTGGCACTCTTCATCGAGGCCGCACCAGCAGGACAGGTAGGCGTAGCGGCGTAGCTTCTTGTACGCCTTCTTGGGGGTTATCGACAGCTGCTTCGACCAGAATGCGCGCCTGAATGCCGCAAGCGAACTCTCGCGGGTATAGCCGTCTCCTATGACGAACGGATTGGCCCACTCGGATGGGCGTCCGCAGTAGAGCGTGTTCGCCGGTTGCCGCCATCCCTTGCGGCGGGACCGCTGGATTCTGACCGGTAGCCTGATGTCATTCATGTCTCAAGAAAACCATTAGGGTCTACTGTCTAGCTTCTCTCCAAACCTATGCAGTTCTTTGGCCTCTTCTACGTGAGCGAGCATCAGTTCAGAATGCCGGTAGCAGAAAACGTACCTTGACGCATCCCGGTCATTGAGCACCGCAGCCGGCAGTAGCAACTTGCCGTGCTCGTCTGAAGGCTCGATAGGCTTGCTGCACACAAAACAGACCATTCTCCTACTCCATTGCTAAAGTTTTACCCATTCCGCTAGGTCGGACGCATCGACAAGCCGCTGGTCTCGCTCGCGCCCCTCCGAGTAGGTCGTAACCCTGACGGAAGTGCAGGCACCGGTAGCTTCGCCCGTCTCGTGCGACCTGACACAAGGTTCAAGAACCGTGATACCCTTGCCGGTCGGTGTCCTGAACTCATGGTATTTCTTGAAGGCATATCTATGTCTGACTCTCATGGCAACCCTCTGTGACCTTTGGTAATGCAATGGTAAGACCATTGTACACTATATGTCGCTGAGATGCCATTGCCACCGGAACCTTCACCCCTGCCTTCTGCGCCTGAAGAAATAGCTCAGGCCGATGCCGCCTACTCCCACGAACACCAGGATTCCGTACAACTCCACCGACTGGCTGATCAGCCGTCCCTGTGGGGTGACTGAGTCGAACATATCAGGCTGCTCCTTCCAGCTGGCATTCTCAACCCGGGCATTGATCACCGGCATGTCGGCAAGCGTGGCGTCGCTGACGCCATAGTCGCCGTAGGTCACGGTTCTGTCGTCGGTCGCCGGGTCCGGGTCGCACGGAGAGTCAGAGTCGGCCGTATCGACTTGTCCGCCTGTGCTGCACTGAAACGAGACGTTCCCGGCATTGTCGTATATGACAACGACAGTCGCCGCGGGCTTGCTGTCGGAGTCGGCGTCTATGTCGGCAAAGAACTCCTGACCGGGAGCGGCCGGATCAGGCGGAGATATTACGAGGCGGCATGCCGTGTACGGTGTCGCTGTCGCCGACGCACCGGACGGCAGTTCATTTGATACGTCGTAGCGTCCCAGCCGCACGTAGATGTACTCCGGTCTGCCGTCGCCGTCCGAATCCGTAGCATTGCGCCTGTCCTCCAGCCTGCCTAGTGCCTCACCGCTCTCAAGTTCGCAGTAGCCGTCTGGATCCTGGTAGACGGCGACGTTGTCGGCCAGGCCCCAGGTCAGCCCAATCAGCACGACGCCGGTGCTCAGAAGGAACAGTGCGCCCGCGATTCTCTGGATCATATCGCCCCTGTTTTAACGACTGTTAAACTTTTGCTCAATTTCGCGTCCGTGCCTTTATTATGACCTAAATGGCGACAGAGACAGTCGCCTCTTTCGTTACCATACACCGCGGTTTCGCAACCGCACAAGGACGGATAAGACATGACGCTGATGCCTGAAGTTGAAGAGAGGGCAATCAAGGTCGAGACGTCCGAAAGCACTGACTTGGTGCCGGCCTCTCCGCTTTCGCCGGATGAGATCAGGAACTACGAATCCCGCATCGACAAGGACTTTGTCGACGCAACGGCGATGTGGCGCGTCGACGGGATCACGGGCGATGCCGATAAGTCGCCTTATGCGGACTGGACCGGTGTGCTCCGGTTCGTGATGTCCGAACACATGCAGACGCCGGACGACTTCTTCCCGTCAGCCGTG includes:
- a CDS encoding DUF4326 domain-containing protein, with translation MNDIRLPVRIQRSRRKGWRQPANTLYCGRPSEWANPFVIGDGYTRESSLAAFRRAFWSKQLSITPKKAYKKLRRYAYLSCWCGLDEECHVDEIIEAIRVRHERKGAICLHCPHRLRNHYTIKLENEAGKVDTLGAACAFCNTDDPDDPEKDALCLALKL